One genomic region from Limibacillus halophilus encodes:
- the hfq gene encoding RNA chaperone Hfq: MAAEKSQNVQDVFLNHIRKNKVPVTVFLVNGVKLQGIVSWFDNFSVLLKRDAHAQLVYKHAISTVMPAAPIQLFDGGKEDEEA, translated from the coding sequence ATGGCCGCTGAAAAATCCCAGAACGTCCAGGACGTTTTCCTCAATCATATCCGTAAGAACAAGGTGCCTGTCACCGTGTTCTTGGTGAACGGCGTGAAGTTGCAAGGCATTGTATCCTGGTTCGATAATTTCTCTGTGTTGTTGAAGCGCGACGCCCACGCACAGCTTGTCTACAAGCATGCAATTTCGACGGTAATGCCGGCGGCGCCGATACAGCTCTTCGACGGTGGCAAGGAAGACGAGGAGGCTTAA
- a CDS encoding HAD family hydrolase, producing the protein MQPFSRKVVEIQPPIALIFDWDNTLIDTWALLHAALEPTFREFGLQPWSFEETRQHVRRSARETFPELFGDRAEQAIATYIQHYREISIGKLKGLEGSQAFLEKAANEGCGPLSVVSNKTGTTLRDEAAQLGWTGFFSALIGAGDAECDKPSHAPVFMALSVSGVEAGRSVWFVGDTDVDVVCAKNAGCTSVLLRETPPIAREFAECPPDLHVKNFSELHTLLAQHGFFKSQLPC; encoded by the coding sequence GTGCAGCCCTTCTCTAGAAAAGTGGTGGAAATTCAGCCGCCGATAGCGTTGATTTTCGATTGGGACAATACACTGATCGATACCTGGGCGCTGCTTCATGCGGCTCTGGAACCCACGTTCCGGGAGTTTGGCCTCCAACCCTGGAGTTTTGAGGAAACACGGCAGCATGTGCGCCGTTCGGCGAGAGAAACCTTTCCCGAACTTTTCGGGGACCGTGCCGAGCAGGCAATCGCGACCTATATCCAGCATTACCGAGAGATAAGCATTGGCAAACTCAAGGGTTTGGAAGGTAGTCAGGCCTTTTTGGAGAAAGCAGCAAACGAGGGCTGCGGCCCTCTGTCGGTGGTCAGTAACAAGACTGGAACGACTTTGCGAGATGAAGCCGCACAGCTTGGTTGGACAGGCTTTTTCAGCGCCTTGATTGGTGCCGGAGACGCTGAGTGTGACAAACCATCACATGCGCCTGTATTCATGGCTCTTTCGGTAAGTGGCGTAGAAGCCGGAAGGTCGGTTTGGTTTGTCGGTGACACCGACGTCGATGTGGTTTGCGCCAAGAATGCCGGGTGTACGTCTGTATTGTTGCGCGAAACGCCGCCAATTGCGCGGGAGTTTGCCGAATGCCCGCCGGACCTCCATGTTAAGAATTTTTCAGAATTGCATACTTTGCTTGCTCAGCATGGCTTTTTTAAATCGCAACTTCCGTGTTAG